A window from Lactiplantibacillus pentosus encodes these proteins:
- the cas2 gene encoding CRISPR-associated endonuclease Cas2, with the protein MRLIVMFDVPMDTSDQRRAYRHFHKALIREGFLMMQYSTYVRVCVNKKAAEFVEKRIAPLAPKGGKVQTMTVTEKQYQAMHYIQGAPSTDVLNSAERTIVI; encoded by the coding sequence ATGCGATTAATAGTCATGTTTGATGTTCCAATGGACACATCGGATCAACGGCGTGCTTACCGGCATTTTCATAAAGCACTGATTCGTGAAGGCTTTTTAATGATGCAGTATTCAACCTATGTTCGAGTTTGCGTTAATAAGAAGGCGGCTGAATTTGTGGAAAAGCGCATTGCGCCACTGGCACCCAAGGGTGGAAAAGTGCAGACGATGACGGTCACTGAGAAACAGTATCAAGCCATGCACTATATTCAAGGTGCACCTAGTACGGATGTTCTAAATTCGGCTGAAAGGACGATCGTCATATGA
- the csn2 gene encoding type II-A CRISPR-associated protein Csn2 yields MNLTYYPFSPFKINTGQVNVLDLGNSQMYADICQGFRDRTDDLRVSNDNLELQTTSSQCSWYGDLMLSVDLNRLFMKKIQTQIIKLMADEQQVAVLDQSRAMIAKVMEASFLLDLPLDVEEAPGLDQALKFAGIHFPTDLTHNPSAVLEALVQTHVELGLKQCPVMTNVSHYLNPEQWAAFEQQVADLGTTVIVIEYSETNRMEKFKNCCYYYVDEDLVDWRDMN; encoded by the coding sequence ATGAATCTAACATATTACCCATTTTCACCGTTTAAAATCAACACTGGTCAGGTCAATGTCTTAGACTTAGGAAACAGTCAAATGTACGCAGATATCTGTCAGGGATTTCGTGACCGGACGGATGACTTGCGTGTAAGCAACGATAATCTTGAATTGCAAACAACGAGCAGTCAATGCAGCTGGTATGGCGATTTGATGTTATCAGTCGATTTAAACCGCTTGTTTATGAAGAAGATACAGACCCAGATTATCAAGTTAATGGCTGATGAACAACAAGTGGCCGTCTTGGATCAAAGCCGGGCCATGATTGCCAAAGTAATGGAAGCAAGTTTCCTATTGGATCTGCCATTAGATGTAGAGGAAGCACCAGGATTAGATCAAGCTTTGAAGTTTGCTGGAATTCACTTTCCCACGGATTTAACGCATAATCCTAGTGCAGTTTTAGAGGCGCTTGTTCAAACTCATGTTGAGCTAGGACTCAAGCAATGCCCTGTAATGACCAATGTCAGCCACTATTTGAACCCGGAACAATGGGCCGCTTTTGAACAGCAAGTGGCAGATTTAGGCACTACGGTTATTGTCATTGAATACTCAGAAACGAATCGGATGGAAAAGTTCAAGAATTGCTGTTATTATTATGTTGACGAGGATTTAGTAGACTGGCGTGATATGAATTAA